AACCAGAGAAAGACCCACCGCAATAGCCGGCCGCGCCATGGGCAGGGATACCCTCAGGAAGCTCTGCCAGGGAGAACACCCAAGGGTGCGACTGGCAGCGCGGATACTGCCACACTGTTCAAGAAACGCCGCACGCGCGAGCATATAGACGTACGGATAGAGCACCAGCGACAACATAGTGATGGCGCCCCCCATACTGCGTATTTCCGGGAACCAGTAATCCCTCGCGGTCTGCCATCCAAACCACTCACGCAGGGCCTTTTGTATTGGCCCGGCATATTCCAGCAGATCGGTATATACATAGGCAATCACATAGGCGGGCACCGCAAAAGGCAACAGTAGCGCCCACTCAAAAAAGCGACGCCCTGGAAACTGGCACATGGATACCAGCCAGGCACTGCCCACTCCAGCTAACAGTGTCAGTACAGCCACCCCAAGGGCAAGAATCAAAGTAGCGGAGACATAGTGCAGGAGCACGGTTTCCCACAGGTGGGGCCAGATATTTTCTTCCGGGAACAGAGCCAGCCAGAAAATGGATAGCACGGGTAGAGCTACCAATATGGCAATAATGGCAACAAGGAGAAACCAGCGAGAGCCGGACGAGTAAGCGCGGGAAATCAGTGCAGTAAAGGTCATCTATAAAAAAATCGCGGCCCTCACCTTTCGGCGGGACCGCGATTTACAAGTCAGTAAAAAGGTCACACTTTAGAAGTCAAAGCCCACTTCGTCTACCAGGCGCGATGCTGCGGGTACATTTGAACCGATTTCGGTCAGGCTCAGGTTGTCCTCTTTAAACTCCCCATGTACTCCTTGATCAGCTTGGAGCGTGGGGTGCCGGGGCGTACCGGGAACTCATAGTTCTTCTCAGCGTATACGTACTGGGCATCGACACCACTGAGGAATTCCAGCAGCTTGATGGCATTATCCCGGTTGGGGGCATGCTTGGTCAGCGCCGCACCGGAAATAAACATATGGGTACCGCGATCCTTCTGGTTAGGGAAGATCAGATTTACTGATTTGGCCCAATCCACCTGTTCCGGCTGCTCCTTATTGGTAATCATTTTGCCGAAGTAGTAGCTGTTACCCAGGGAAAGGTCACAGACACCTTCGCTGATCGCTTTTACCTGAGCGCGGTCATTGCCCTGGGGCTTACGCGCTAGATTCGCTTTCACGCCTTGCAGCCACTGCTTGGTTTCCGCCTCACCATGGTGGGCGATCATTGAAGCGATCAAGGACAATGTATAGGGATGCTTGCCGCTGCGAGTACAGATTCGGCCCTTCCACTTGGGGTCTACCAGTTCTTCGTAGCGAGTAATTTCACCCGGCTTAACGCGGTCTTTGGAGGCGTAAATTAAACGCGCCCGGGTAGTCAAGCCAAACCAGTTGCCGGCCTTATCACGGAATTGTGACGGGATATTGTCTTCCAGGGCTTCACTATTTACCGGTTGGGTCAACTGCTTGTTAAGCAGGTCCATCAGACTGCTGGTGTTGGAGGTGAGCACCAAGTCGGCGGGGCTATTGCGCCCTTCGCGCTGTAACCGCTCATTGAGCCCTTTGCTGGCATACACCACCTTGGTCTCAATACCAGTCTTCTCGGTAAACTCCTCCAGTATCGGCTCAATCAGGAAAGGCTGGCGATAGGAGTAAATATTCACTTGCTCCGCAGCATTGGCCCCAATGGCGCCAACCAGGCCAACAGTTGCAATCGCTTTTTGAAAAAAAGATCT
This DNA window, taken from Microbulbifer sp. GL-2, encodes the following:
- a CDS encoding extracellular solute-binding protein gives rise to the protein MFTRSFFQKAIATVGLVGAIGANAAEQVNIYSYRQPFLIEPILEEFTEKTGIETKVVYASKGLNERLQREGRNSPADLVLTSNTSSLMDLLNKQLTQPVNSEALEDNIPSQFRDKAGNWFGLTTRARLIYASKDRVKPGEITRYEELVDPKWKGRICTRSGKHPYTLSLIASMIAHHGEAETKQWLQGVKANLARKPQGNDRAQVKAISEGVCDLSLGNSYYFGKMITNKEQPEQVDWAKSVNLIFPNQKDRGTHMFISGAALTKHAPNRDNAIKLLEFLSGVDAQYVYAEKNYEFPVRPGTPRSKLIKEYMGSLKRTT